One Ranitomeya imitator isolate aRanImi1 chromosome 1, aRanImi1.pri, whole genome shotgun sequence DNA window includes the following coding sequences:
- the LOC138680550 gene encoding uncharacterized protein: MSSSRSPPPQRLRSEETEAAEGLSEGDWMGGETLGAGAQSSAAHSGQHHEGPPSRSQSLRRSRRSGQPAYSQCVPDSDVGEMGLDVDRLIEAVREREPLWNMADRSHADQFVTRQLWEQICVNIVANWEDLYPRQHTRELERVMKRWQSLKDLFKREFNKEMQAPSALRGRRPQYKYSCALSFLRETMLRRSTFCSTREPASTLDPSGAIPQESATMGHVGRPHPSDPSSGPSLTSGTSAPSTSTSASAGASSQTSLLEAAGDELASLYPTPLIPPPLEHH; this comes from the exons gaaaCTGAAGCAGCCGAGGGCCTCTCAGAAGGAGACTGGATGGGAGGAGAAACGCTAGGAGCAggcgcacagagt tCTGCTGCGCATTCTGGCCAACACCATGAAGGtcctcccagccgctcccagagtcTGCGTCGTAGTCGCCGCAGCGGTCAGCCAGCA TATTCACAGTGTGTTCCCGACTCAGATGTTGGGGAAATGGGACTAGATGTGGACCGCCTCATCGAGGCggtccgcgagcgggagccgctgtggaacatggctgaccgcagccaTGCCGATCAGTTTGTAACACGTCAGCTCTGGGAGCAAATATGCGTGAACATTGTGGCCAACTGGGAGGACCTTTATCCAAGGCAGCATACTCGAGAAC TTGAAAGGGTTATGAAGCGGTGGCAGTCACTCAAGGATCTCTTCAAAAGGGAGTTTAACAAGGAGATGCAAGCCCCGAGTGCATTGAGAGGACGCAGGCCACAGTACAAATATAGCTGTGCCCTGTCATTCCTCCGGGAAACAATGTTGagaagaag caccttctgtagcactcgggagcctgcttctaccttggacccctctggagcgatcccacaggagtccgccaccatgggccacgtcggtagaccccacccctctgacccctcgtctggcccttccctcacttccggtacctctgccccatccacatCAACATCCGCCAGTGCTGGAGCATCATCGCAGACttcgttacttgaagctgctggtgacGAGTTAGCATCCCTTTACCCCACTCCTCTGATCCCGCCACCTCTAGAACACCATTAG